The stretch of DNA GGCAACATCAGGGGTTTTGCCGGCGGATCGCGCGGCAGGTCTCGTCTCCTGTACCACTGCTACCCCTGCAGTTGCTGCGCGGTCCACTTGATGCAAGCGTCTCACGGAAGGGCTTTGCTCCCGGCTCTCGGCAGCGGGCGAAGGCATTTTTGTCGGCCGTCACCCGGCCTGTTGAAAGATCCAAACCTGCAAAGACGCAGCGATCCGTGCCGAGCCCAGCACCTGCGATGGCTCAAGAAGGTACAGCCGCGCGCCCGAAACACCTATCAATAGCGTGGTTGCCGCGAGAGCATGAGGATGTAGTCATCGGCGATGTCGGCAACCACCATGGCGGCTTCCGCTGCCGTGTATCCCCTGCCGATGGCGTCGCTGACGATCTTCATCACGGCAGGTTCAAGGGCTTCCCGGCAGTCGGACAGGTTTTCGGCATGCGGGCATTTTGGACGAAATTCCAAGACGTTGTTCATGGCACACCCTCCATTTGATTGAGCTCGGCCCCTGTAAAGGAAAGCCGGCCTCTCCCCGGAAAGGCGGGCCACGGTTCCGGCGAGCTGCTTCACGAACCAGAAGTCTTATCGTGACGCTACGATGGCATAGGAGCCGACGTATTCAAGCGCATGCTGATATTAAGGTAAGCCAGTAGGGTTAATTCGTCCGTTGCTGTTGCATCGTGGCATCGCTAGCAGATGCAAAGGCTATAGAGGCTGCTGCATCTCGCCCAAAACCGTACAGCGGTTTTGGGGCAAGGACATGCATCAAATAAAGACTTCAGGATTTGAACGCCTGCGAGGCTATTTTCTGCCCTAAAGCGCGTCGCGATCTTTCAGATTCGCTCTTGGCCCTAAGTCTTTGTTTTTACGCATGCCGTTGTCGCAAAACCGCTGTACACTTTTGCGCGACACGCATTAGACGCTGATACGCCGGCCCGCCTTGTCCGCCTCTTTGCGATTGGCGCCGTGCTTTTCGATGATGTCCTTGGCATCCTCGTTGGAAATGCGGTGTTTCTTCGCGAAATAGATGACGTCGTAGGGGCCGTCAGCCACGGCCGCTTTGGCGGGCTGGGCCTTTTTGGTTGTGTCGTTGGTCATGATTTTTCCTTTCAAGGCAATGTTGCGCCGGACATCAGTTCATGTCGCCGCGCGTCAGCACTGGAACAGGATAATTTAGGCCGGGTCGGCCTAAAATCTGAATCCTGGTCTCAATTAAAGAGCGAGAGCATGGTGTCGTCCGAAAGCCGCTCACACTTTTCGGCATCATACTCTATCGGCTCCGGAACGAGCCAAGCCGGCATCGGTCGAAGAATTGGCTTCGTGCCGTTTTATCGATGCGCTCGGGCCGTCATATGTTTTTCCCAGATCTGCGTTGCCTGCGCTGCCGTGCCGGTCTTGTGGAATCGCAGCAGGTGCAGTCCTTCGTTCCGTCGTTTTTCGTTAAAGGCGCTGTTTTCGTAGTCGGTGCCTTCGACAATGCTCTCGCTTTGAAGAACGGCCTTCAATTCCTGCACATAGTGTCCGGTGATATTGAAAAGCGCTTCATTCTCAGGTGCGTCT from Rhizobium leguminosarum bv. trifolii WSM1325 encodes:
- a CDS encoding conserved hypothetical protein (KEGG: rec:RHECIAT_CH0001194 hypothetical protein): MNNVLEFRPKCPHAENLSDCREALEPAVMKIVSDAIGRGYTAAEAAMVVADIADDYILMLSRQPRY
- a CDS encoding conserved hypothetical protein (KEGG: smd:Smed_1340 hypothetical protein); its protein translation is MTNDTTKKAQPAKAAVADGPYDVIYFAKKHRISNEDAKDIIEKHGANRKEADKAGRRISV